A single region of the Drosophila miranda strain MSH22 chromosome 2, D.miranda_PacBio2.1, whole genome shotgun sequence genome encodes:
- the LOC108154231 gene encoding dolichol-phosphate mannosyltransferase subunit 3: protein MTNLQRWLFYVTLFAVPYLSVVLGTVQTQFTSKYLLHIQLLPLLLLVLFGLYSVWTVLYRTFTFNDCPEAAKELQAEILEARKDLIAKGFRFRD from the exons ATGACGAACCTTCAACGCTGGCTTTTTTACGTAACGCTCTTCGCAGTGCCCTACCTCTCTGTAGTGCTGGGCACAGTGCAAACGCAGTTTACGAGCAAATATCTGCTGCACATtcagctgctgccgctgctatTGCTGGTGCTCTTTGGC CTATACTCCGTGTGGACTGTGCTGTACCGGACATTTACCTTCAACGATTGCCCCGAGGCGGCAAAGGAACTGCAGGCTGAGATTCTAGAGGCCCGCAAAGATTTGATTGCCAAGGGATTTCGGTTTCGCGACTGA